A stretch of the Xyrauchen texanus isolate HMW12.3.18 chromosome 20, RBS_HiC_50CHRs, whole genome shotgun sequence genome encodes the following:
- the rab23 gene encoding ras-related protein Rab-23 — protein sequence MLEEDMEVAFKVVVVGNGAVGKSSMIQRYCKGIFTKDYKKTIGVDFLERQIIVNGEDVRLMLWDTAGQEEFDAITKAYYRGAQACVLVFSTTDRESFEAISSWKEKVELEVGDIPTVLVQNKIDLLEDTVIKNEEAEGLAKRLRLRFYRTSVKEDLNVNEVFKYLADKYLQRLKQQSAEEPEAVHTSSNKIGVFNTTGGSHPNQNSSDLNGCEVINLRPNKQRTKKAKNPFGSCRLL from the exons ATGTTGGAAGAGGACATGGAAGTGGCCTttaaggtggtggtggtggggaacGGAGCTGTCGGAAAGTCCAGTATGATTCAGCGATACTGCAAGGGCATCTTCACTAAGGACTACAAGAAGACCATTGGGGTCGACTTCCTGGAAAGACAAATAAT AGTTAACGGTGAGGACGTCAGACTGATGTTGTGGGACACTGCAGGACAGGAGGAGTTTGATGCCATTACCAAAGCCTATTACAGAG GTGCCCAGGCATGTGTGCTGGTGTTCTCCACTACAGACAGAGAGTCATTTGAGGCCATTAGCAGCTGGAAGGAGAAGGTGGAgctggaggttggggacattccCACTGTCCTGGTGCAGAACAAGATTGATCTACTGGAGGACACGGTTATCAAAAA tgAAGAGGCTGAAGGTCTGGCTAAAAGACTGAGATTAAGATTCTATCGGACGTCAGTGAAGGAAGATCTCAATGTTAATGAAG TTTTTAAGTATCTAGCGGACAAATATCTACAGCGACTCAAGCAACAGTCAGCAGAGGAGCCAGAGGCCGTTCACACATCCAGCAATAAAATAG ggGTTTTCAACACTACTGGTGGCAGCCACCCGAACCAGAACTCCAGTGATCTGAACGGCTGTGAGGTCATAAACCTGCGACCAAACAAGCAGAGGACGAAGAAGGCAAAAAACCCTTTCGGTAGCTGCAGATTGCTGTAG